A genomic segment from Acyrthosiphon pisum isolate AL4f chromosome A3, pea_aphid_22Mar2018_4r6ur, whole genome shotgun sequence encodes:
- the LOC100164083 gene encoding phosphatidylinositol-binding clathrin assembly protein LAP isoform X4, with product MAGQTIQDRLLAARHSLAGQGLAKSVCKATTEELIGPKKKHLDYLIHCTNEPNVSIPQLANLLIERSQNASWVVVFKSLITVHHLMCYGNERFTQYLASSNSSFQLSNFLDKSSLQGPVGVRSGYDMSPFIRRYSKYLNEKALSYRTVAFDFCKVKRSKEDGVLRTMNSEKLLKTLPVLQSQLDALLEFDCSAADLTNGVINMAFMLLFRDLIRLFAGYNDSIINLLEKYFDMNKKQCRDALDLYKKFLIRMDRVGEFLKVAENVGIDKGEIPDLTKAPSSLLDALEQHLASIEGKKSAANTPTQATSTHRTDVKTGVSALSSTSSSFGTIAQQADGVEESLKQAVLAEEEAVLNQYKAKVNSPVNGTIASVNNPFLVSSEPIVDLFSCPAPATQTSTKASDDLLQLSNPFADMFSTPMTGSQTNATNDISTPLANNWMSNGFNTNSNAFVDDKSFTSVFGQPESNQSCPAPTATAACSGTSFISSNVFSDSNIFESSPPSVEKSQSRKSSGASIPPPRPPPPSTTLPSSDPNPVSDSAADIFLPQSVPQPINGSPGKTNLAALTSGASDSGNKKVLTGDLDSSLASLAENLTINKVTQPPPVQWNSPKNTPKPGNGQPGMGWSPQPMAATTGANYRPMGVQPSCIGGSAVGGGNLGMTAPSSTQSSQPQPVLDPFGL from the exons ATGGCCGGTCAAACAATACAAGATAGACTGCTGGCTGCCCGACACAGTTTAGCTGGACAAGGTCTGGCCAAATCCGTGTGCAAGGCCACCACCGAAGAGCTGATCGGACCGAAAAAGAAACACTTGGACT aTTTGATACACTGTACTAATGAACCAAATGTGTCAATCCCTCAACTAGCCAATCTATTAATTGAACGGTCACAAAATGCCAGTTGGGTGGtagtatttaaatcattaatcacGGTTCATCATTTAATGTGTTATGGAAATGAG agATTTACACAGTATTTGGCATCCAGCAATAGTTCCTTTCAACTTAGCAATTTTTTGGATAAAAGCAGTTTACAag GACCTGTCGGAGTACGATCTG gttatgATATGTCACCATTTATTCGAcgttattcaaaatacttaaatgaaAAAGCTTTATCGTATCGTACAGTGGCATTTGATTTTTGTAAAGTTAAAAgaag TAAAGAAGATGGAGTATTACGCACTATGAATTCAGAAAAGTTGTTGAAGACATTACCAGTTTTACAGTCACAACTTGATGCATTACTTGAATTTGATTGTTCTGCTGCTGATCTCACTAATGGTGTTATTAATATGGCATTCATGTTGTTATTTCGTGATCTGATCCGACTGTTTGCTGGTTATAATGATAGTATCATTAAtcttttag aaaaatattttgatatgaacAAAAAACAATGCCGGGATGCtttagatttatataaaaagtttctTATTAGAATGGATCGAGTAGGAGAATTTCTCAAAGTTGCAGAAAATGTTGGAATTGACAAGGGTGAAATACCCGATCTCActaaa GCCCCGAGTAGCTTATTGGATGCATTAGAACAACATTTAGCTTCTATTGAAGGCAAAAAATCAGCAGCAAACACTCCCACACAAGCAACAAG CACTCATCGGACAGATGTAAAGACTGGTGTATCTGCCCTTTCTTCCACTAGCAGCTCTTTTGGAACAATTGCCCAGCAGGCGGATGGAGTTGAGGAGTCATTGAAGCAAGCAGTTTTGGCTGAAGAAGAAGctgttttaaatcaatataag GCCAAAGTCAACAGTCCTGTGAATGGTACCATCGCTTCAGTCAACAATCCATTTTTAGTTTCATCTGAGCCTATTGTAGACTTATTTTCATGTCCAGCTCCGGCTACACAG acGTCAACGAAAGCTTCAGATGATTTACTTCAATTAAGTAATCCATTTGCTGACATGTTTTCCACTCCAATGACAGGATCACAAACAAATGCTACGAATGATATATCTACTCCTCTTGCTAATAACTGGATGAGTAATGGATTTAATACAAATAGTAATGCATTTGTTGATGATAAATCATTTACATCTGTTTTTGGTCAACCTGAATCCAACCAATCATGTCCTGCTCCCACTGCTACAG CTGCGTGTTCTGGGACATCTTTTATCTCTTCAAATGTTTTTTctgattcaaatatttttgaatcaaGTCCTCCATCTGTTGAAAAATCACAATCCAGAAAATCTAGTGGGGCATCAATACCTCCACCAAGACCTCCTCCGCCTTCTACTACTCTTCCATCATCTGATCCTAATCCTGTTTCGGATTCGGCAGCGGATATTTTTCTTCCTCAAAGCGTCCCTCAACCTATAAATGGATCTCCTGGCAAAACCAATTTGGCCGCACTTACTtcag gtgCATCTGATTCAGGTAATAAAAAGGTATTAACTGGAGATTTAGATAGCAGTCTAGCATCATTAGCAGAAAATCTTACTATCAATAAAGTTACACAACCGCCAcc agttCAATGGAATTCTCCTAAAAATACTCCAAAACCTGGTAATGGTCAACCAGGGATGGGTTGGAGCCCTCAGCCTATGGCCGCTACAACTGGTGCAAATTATCGACCAATG GGTGTACAACCCAGCTGTATTGGTGGTAGTGCAGTAGGTGGTGGTAATCTTGGAATGACTGCTCCTTCCAGTACTCAGAGCTCTCAGCCACAGCCTGTCTTAGATCCTTTTGGTTTATAA
- the LOC100164083 gene encoding phosphatidylinositol-binding clathrin assembly protein LAP isoform X7 yields the protein MAGQTIQDRLLAARHSLAGQGLAKSVCKATTEELIGPKKKHLDYLIHCTNEPNVSIPQLANLLIERSQNASWVVVFKSLITVHHLMCYGNERFTQYLASSNSSFQLSNFLDKSSLQGPVGVRSGYDMSPFIRRYSKYLNEKALSYRTVAFDFCKVKRSKEDGVLRTMNSEKLLKTLPVLQSQLDALLEFDCSAADLTNGVINMAFMLLFRDLIRLFAGYNDSIINLLEKYFDMNKKQCRDALDLYKKFLIRMDRVGEFLKVAENVGIDKGEIPDLTKAPSSLLDALEQHLASIEGKKSAANTPTQATSTHRTDVKTGVSALSSTSSSFGTIAQQADGVEESLKQAVLAEEEAVLNQYKAKVNSPVNGTIASVNNPFLVSSEPIVDLFSCPAPATQTSTKASDDLLQLSNPFADMFSTPMTGSQTNATNDISTPLANNWMSNGFNTNSNAFVDDKSFTSVFGQPESNQSCPAPTATAACSGTSFISSNVFSDSNIFESSPPSVEKSQSRKSSGASIPPPRPPPPSTTLPSSDPNPVSDSAADIFLPQSVPQPINGSPGKTNLAALTSGASDSGNKKVLTGDLDSSLASLAENLTINKVTQPPPVQWNSPKNTPKPGNGQPGMGWSPQPMAATTGANYRPMEINWD from the exons ATGGCCGGTCAAACAATACAAGATAGACTGCTGGCTGCCCGACACAGTTTAGCTGGACAAGGTCTGGCCAAATCCGTGTGCAAGGCCACCACCGAAGAGCTGATCGGACCGAAAAAGAAACACTTGGACT aTTTGATACACTGTACTAATGAACCAAATGTGTCAATCCCTCAACTAGCCAATCTATTAATTGAACGGTCACAAAATGCCAGTTGGGTGGtagtatttaaatcattaatcacGGTTCATCATTTAATGTGTTATGGAAATGAG agATTTACACAGTATTTGGCATCCAGCAATAGTTCCTTTCAACTTAGCAATTTTTTGGATAAAAGCAGTTTACAag GACCTGTCGGAGTACGATCTG gttatgATATGTCACCATTTATTCGAcgttattcaaaatacttaaatgaaAAAGCTTTATCGTATCGTACAGTGGCATTTGATTTTTGTAAAGTTAAAAgaag TAAAGAAGATGGAGTATTACGCACTATGAATTCAGAAAAGTTGTTGAAGACATTACCAGTTTTACAGTCACAACTTGATGCATTACTTGAATTTGATTGTTCTGCTGCTGATCTCACTAATGGTGTTATTAATATGGCATTCATGTTGTTATTTCGTGATCTGATCCGACTGTTTGCTGGTTATAATGATAGTATCATTAAtcttttag aaaaatattttgatatgaacAAAAAACAATGCCGGGATGCtttagatttatataaaaagtttctTATTAGAATGGATCGAGTAGGAGAATTTCTCAAAGTTGCAGAAAATGTTGGAATTGACAAGGGTGAAATACCCGATCTCActaaa GCCCCGAGTAGCTTATTGGATGCATTAGAACAACATTTAGCTTCTATTGAAGGCAAAAAATCAGCAGCAAACACTCCCACACAAGCAACAAG CACTCATCGGACAGATGTAAAGACTGGTGTATCTGCCCTTTCTTCCACTAGCAGCTCTTTTGGAACAATTGCCCAGCAGGCGGATGGAGTTGAGGAGTCATTGAAGCAAGCAGTTTTGGCTGAAGAAGAAGctgttttaaatcaatataag GCCAAAGTCAACAGTCCTGTGAATGGTACCATCGCTTCAGTCAACAATCCATTTTTAGTTTCATCTGAGCCTATTGTAGACTTATTTTCATGTCCAGCTCCGGCTACACAG acGTCAACGAAAGCTTCAGATGATTTACTTCAATTAAGTAATCCATTTGCTGACATGTTTTCCACTCCAATGACAGGATCACAAACAAATGCTACGAATGATATATCTACTCCTCTTGCTAATAACTGGATGAGTAATGGATTTAATACAAATAGTAATGCATTTGTTGATGATAAATCATTTACATCTGTTTTTGGTCAACCTGAATCCAACCAATCATGTCCTGCTCCCACTGCTACAG CTGCGTGTTCTGGGACATCTTTTATCTCTTCAAATGTTTTTTctgattcaaatatttttgaatcaaGTCCTCCATCTGTTGAAAAATCACAATCCAGAAAATCTAGTGGGGCATCAATACCTCCACCAAGACCTCCTCCGCCTTCTACTACTCTTCCATCATCTGATCCTAATCCTGTTTCGGATTCGGCAGCGGATATTTTTCTTCCTCAAAGCGTCCCTCAACCTATAAATGGATCTCCTGGCAAAACCAATTTGGCCGCACTTACTtcag gtgCATCTGATTCAGGTAATAAAAAGGTATTAACTGGAGATTTAGATAGCAGTCTAGCATCATTAGCAGAAAATCTTACTATCAATAAAGTTACACAACCGCCAcc agttCAATGGAATTCTCCTAAAAATACTCCAAAACCTGGTAATGGTCAACCAGGGATGGGTTGGAGCCCTCAGCCTATGGCCGCTACAACTGGTGCAAATTATCGACCAATG gaaataAACTGGGACTGA
- the LOC100164083 gene encoding phosphatidylinositol-binding clathrin assembly protein LAP isoform X9, with translation MAGQTIQDRLLAARHSLAGQGLAKSVCKATTEELIGPKKKHLDYLIHCTNEPNVSIPQLANLLIERSQNASWVVVFKSLITVHHLMCYGNERFTQYLASSNSSFQLSNFLDKSSLQGYDMSPFIRRYSKYLNEKALSYRTVAFDFCKVKRSKEDGVLRTMNSEKLLKTLPVLQSQLDALLEFDCSAADLTNGVINMAFMLLFRDLIRLFAGYNDSIINLLEKYFDMNKKQCRDALDLYKKFLIRMDRVGEFLKVAENVGIDKGEIPDLTKAPSSLLDALEQHLASIEGKKSAANTPTQATSSSFGTIAQQADGVEESLKQAVLAEEEAVLNQYKAKVNSPVNGTIASVNNPFLVSSEPIVDLFSCPAPATQTSTKASDDLLQLSNPFADMFSTPMTGSQTNATNDISTPLANNWMSNGFNTNSNAFVDDKSFTSVFGQPESNQSCPAPTATAACSGTSFISSNVFSDSNIFESSPPSVEKSQSRKSSGASIPPPRPPPPSTTLPSSDPNPVSDSAADIFLPQSVPQPINGSPGKTNLAALTSGASDSGNKKVLTGDLDSSLASLAENLTINKVTQPPPVQWNSPKNTPKPGNGQPGMGWSPQPMAATTGANYRPMGQGMMSNPSPFVSTYGPMGVQPSCIGGSAVGGGNLGMTAPSSTQSSQPQPVLDPFGL, from the exons ATGGCCGGTCAAACAATACAAGATAGACTGCTGGCTGCCCGACACAGTTTAGCTGGACAAGGTCTGGCCAAATCCGTGTGCAAGGCCACCACCGAAGAGCTGATCGGACCGAAAAAGAAACACTTGGACT aTTTGATACACTGTACTAATGAACCAAATGTGTCAATCCCTCAACTAGCCAATCTATTAATTGAACGGTCACAAAATGCCAGTTGGGTGGtagtatttaaatcattaatcacGGTTCATCATTTAATGTGTTATGGAAATGAG agATTTACACAGTATTTGGCATCCAGCAATAGTTCCTTTCAACTTAGCAATTTTTTGGATAAAAGCAGTTTACAag gttatgATATGTCACCATTTATTCGAcgttattcaaaatacttaaatgaaAAAGCTTTATCGTATCGTACAGTGGCATTTGATTTTTGTAAAGTTAAAAgaag TAAAGAAGATGGAGTATTACGCACTATGAATTCAGAAAAGTTGTTGAAGACATTACCAGTTTTACAGTCACAACTTGATGCATTACTTGAATTTGATTGTTCTGCTGCTGATCTCACTAATGGTGTTATTAATATGGCATTCATGTTGTTATTTCGTGATCTGATCCGACTGTTTGCTGGTTATAATGATAGTATCATTAAtcttttag aaaaatattttgatatgaacAAAAAACAATGCCGGGATGCtttagatttatataaaaagtttctTATTAGAATGGATCGAGTAGGAGAATTTCTCAAAGTTGCAGAAAATGTTGGAATTGACAAGGGTGAAATACCCGATCTCActaaa GCCCCGAGTAGCTTATTGGATGCATTAGAACAACATTTAGCTTCTATTGAAGGCAAAAAATCAGCAGCAAACACTCCCACACAAGCAACAAG CAGCTCTTTTGGAACAATTGCCCAGCAGGCGGATGGAGTTGAGGAGTCATTGAAGCAAGCAGTTTTGGCTGAAGAAGAAGctgttttaaatcaatataag GCCAAAGTCAACAGTCCTGTGAATGGTACCATCGCTTCAGTCAACAATCCATTTTTAGTTTCATCTGAGCCTATTGTAGACTTATTTTCATGTCCAGCTCCGGCTACACAG acGTCAACGAAAGCTTCAGATGATTTACTTCAATTAAGTAATCCATTTGCTGACATGTTTTCCACTCCAATGACAGGATCACAAACAAATGCTACGAATGATATATCTACTCCTCTTGCTAATAACTGGATGAGTAATGGATTTAATACAAATAGTAATGCATTTGTTGATGATAAATCATTTACATCTGTTTTTGGTCAACCTGAATCCAACCAATCATGTCCTGCTCCCACTGCTACAG CTGCGTGTTCTGGGACATCTTTTATCTCTTCAAATGTTTTTTctgattcaaatatttttgaatcaaGTCCTCCATCTGTTGAAAAATCACAATCCAGAAAATCTAGTGGGGCATCAATACCTCCACCAAGACCTCCTCCGCCTTCTACTACTCTTCCATCATCTGATCCTAATCCTGTTTCGGATTCGGCAGCGGATATTTTTCTTCCTCAAAGCGTCCCTCAACCTATAAATGGATCTCCTGGCAAAACCAATTTGGCCGCACTTACTtcag gtgCATCTGATTCAGGTAATAAAAAGGTATTAACTGGAGATTTAGATAGCAGTCTAGCATCATTAGCAGAAAATCTTACTATCAATAAAGTTACACAACCGCCAcc agttCAATGGAATTCTCCTAAAAATACTCCAAAACCTGGTAATGGTCAACCAGGGATGGGTTGGAGCCCTCAGCCTATGGCCGCTACAACTGGTGCAAATTATCGACCAATG GGTCAAGGAATGATGTCCAACCCTTCACCATTTGTATCAACATATGGTCCAATG GGTGTACAACCCAGCTGTATTGGTGGTAGTGCAGTAGGTGGTGGTAATCTTGGAATGACTGCTCCTTCCAGTACTCAGAGCTCTCAGCCACAGCCTGTCTTAGATCCTTTTGGTTTATAA
- the LOC100164083 gene encoding phosphatidylinositol-binding clathrin assembly protein LAP isoform X2, whose amino-acid sequence MAGQTIQDRLLAARHSLAGQGLAKSVCKATTEELIGPKKKHLDYLIHCTNEPNVSIPQLANLLIERSQNASWVVVFKSLITVHHLMCYGNERFTQYLASSNSSFQLSNFLDKSSLQGYDMSPFIRRYSKYLNEKALSYRTVAFDFCKVKRSKEDGVLRTMNSEKLLKTLPVLQSQLDALLEFDCSAADLTNGVINMAFMLLFRDLIRLFAGYNDSIINLLEKYFDMNKKQCRDALDLYKKFLIRMDRVGEFLKVAENVGIDKGEIPDLTKAPSSLLDALEQHLASIEGKKSAANTPTQATSTHRTDVKTGVSALSSTSSSFGTIAQQADGVEESLKQAVLAEEEAVLNQYKAKVNSPVNGTIASVNNPFLVSSEPIVDLFSCPAPATQTSTKASDDLLQLSNPFADMFSTPMTGSQTNATNDISTPLANNWMSNGFNTNSNAFVDDKSFTSVFGQPESNQSCPAPTATAACSGTSFISSNVFSDSNIFESSPPSVEKSQSRKSSGASIPPPRPPPPSTTLPSSDPNPVSDSAADIFLPQSVPQPINGSPGKTNLAALTSGASDSGNKKVLTGDLDSSLASLAENLTINKVTQPPPVQWNSPKNTPKPGNGQPGMGWSPQPMAATTGANYRPMGQGMMSNPSPFVSTYGPMGVQPSCIGGSAVGGGNLGMTAPSSTQSSQPQPVLDPFGL is encoded by the exons ATGGCCGGTCAAACAATACAAGATAGACTGCTGGCTGCCCGACACAGTTTAGCTGGACAAGGTCTGGCCAAATCCGTGTGCAAGGCCACCACCGAAGAGCTGATCGGACCGAAAAAGAAACACTTGGACT aTTTGATACACTGTACTAATGAACCAAATGTGTCAATCCCTCAACTAGCCAATCTATTAATTGAACGGTCACAAAATGCCAGTTGGGTGGtagtatttaaatcattaatcacGGTTCATCATTTAATGTGTTATGGAAATGAG agATTTACACAGTATTTGGCATCCAGCAATAGTTCCTTTCAACTTAGCAATTTTTTGGATAAAAGCAGTTTACAag gttatgATATGTCACCATTTATTCGAcgttattcaaaatacttaaatgaaAAAGCTTTATCGTATCGTACAGTGGCATTTGATTTTTGTAAAGTTAAAAgaag TAAAGAAGATGGAGTATTACGCACTATGAATTCAGAAAAGTTGTTGAAGACATTACCAGTTTTACAGTCACAACTTGATGCATTACTTGAATTTGATTGTTCTGCTGCTGATCTCACTAATGGTGTTATTAATATGGCATTCATGTTGTTATTTCGTGATCTGATCCGACTGTTTGCTGGTTATAATGATAGTATCATTAAtcttttag aaaaatattttgatatgaacAAAAAACAATGCCGGGATGCtttagatttatataaaaagtttctTATTAGAATGGATCGAGTAGGAGAATTTCTCAAAGTTGCAGAAAATGTTGGAATTGACAAGGGTGAAATACCCGATCTCActaaa GCCCCGAGTAGCTTATTGGATGCATTAGAACAACATTTAGCTTCTATTGAAGGCAAAAAATCAGCAGCAAACACTCCCACACAAGCAACAAG CACTCATCGGACAGATGTAAAGACTGGTGTATCTGCCCTTTCTTCCACTAGCAGCTCTTTTGGAACAATTGCCCAGCAGGCGGATGGAGTTGAGGAGTCATTGAAGCAAGCAGTTTTGGCTGAAGAAGAAGctgttttaaatcaatataag GCCAAAGTCAACAGTCCTGTGAATGGTACCATCGCTTCAGTCAACAATCCATTTTTAGTTTCATCTGAGCCTATTGTAGACTTATTTTCATGTCCAGCTCCGGCTACACAG acGTCAACGAAAGCTTCAGATGATTTACTTCAATTAAGTAATCCATTTGCTGACATGTTTTCCACTCCAATGACAGGATCACAAACAAATGCTACGAATGATATATCTACTCCTCTTGCTAATAACTGGATGAGTAATGGATTTAATACAAATAGTAATGCATTTGTTGATGATAAATCATTTACATCTGTTTTTGGTCAACCTGAATCCAACCAATCATGTCCTGCTCCCACTGCTACAG CTGCGTGTTCTGGGACATCTTTTATCTCTTCAAATGTTTTTTctgattcaaatatttttgaatcaaGTCCTCCATCTGTTGAAAAATCACAATCCAGAAAATCTAGTGGGGCATCAATACCTCCACCAAGACCTCCTCCGCCTTCTACTACTCTTCCATCATCTGATCCTAATCCTGTTTCGGATTCGGCAGCGGATATTTTTCTTCCTCAAAGCGTCCCTCAACCTATAAATGGATCTCCTGGCAAAACCAATTTGGCCGCACTTACTtcag gtgCATCTGATTCAGGTAATAAAAAGGTATTAACTGGAGATTTAGATAGCAGTCTAGCATCATTAGCAGAAAATCTTACTATCAATAAAGTTACACAACCGCCAcc agttCAATGGAATTCTCCTAAAAATACTCCAAAACCTGGTAATGGTCAACCAGGGATGGGTTGGAGCCCTCAGCCTATGGCCGCTACAACTGGTGCAAATTATCGACCAATG GGTCAAGGAATGATGTCCAACCCTTCACCATTTGTATCAACATATGGTCCAATG GGTGTACAACCCAGCTGTATTGGTGGTAGTGCAGTAGGTGGTGGTAATCTTGGAATGACTGCTCCTTCCAGTACTCAGAGCTCTCAGCCACAGCCTGTCTTAGATCCTTTTGGTTTATAA
- the LOC100164083 gene encoding phosphatidylinositol-binding clathrin assembly protein LAP isoform X6 — protein sequence MAGQTIQDRLLAARHSLAGQGLAKSVCKATTEELIGPKKKHLDYLIHCTNEPNVSIPQLANLLIERSQNASWVVVFKSLITVHHLMCYGNERFTQYLASSNSSFQLSNFLDKSSLQGPVGVRSGYDMSPFIRRYSKYLNEKALSYRTVAFDFCKVKRSKEDGVLRTMNSEKLLKTLPVLQSQLDALLEFDCSAADLTNGVINMAFMLLFRDLIRLFAGYNDSIINLLEKYFDMNKKQCRDALDLYKKFLIRMDRVGEFLKVAENVGIDKGEIPDLTKAPSSLLDALEQHLASIEGKKSAANTPTQATSTHRTDVKTGVSALSSTSSSFGTIAQQADGVEESLKQAVLAEEEAVLNQYKAKVNSPVNGTIASVNNPFLVSSEPIVDLFSCPAPATQTSTKASDDLLQLSNPFADMFSTPMTGSQTNATNDISTPLANNWMSNGFNTNSNAFVDDKSFTSVFGQPESNQSCPAPTATAACSGTSFISSNVFSDSNIFESSPPSVEKSQSRKSSGASIPPPRPPPPSTTLPSSDPNPVSDSAADIFLPQSVPQPINGSPGKTNLAALTSGASDSGNKKVLTGDLDSSLASLAENLTINKVTQPPPVQWNSPKNTPKPGNGQPGMGWSPQPMAATTGANYRPMGQGMMSNPSPFVSTYGPMEINWD from the exons ATGGCCGGTCAAACAATACAAGATAGACTGCTGGCTGCCCGACACAGTTTAGCTGGACAAGGTCTGGCCAAATCCGTGTGCAAGGCCACCACCGAAGAGCTGATCGGACCGAAAAAGAAACACTTGGACT aTTTGATACACTGTACTAATGAACCAAATGTGTCAATCCCTCAACTAGCCAATCTATTAATTGAACGGTCACAAAATGCCAGTTGGGTGGtagtatttaaatcattaatcacGGTTCATCATTTAATGTGTTATGGAAATGAG agATTTACACAGTATTTGGCATCCAGCAATAGTTCCTTTCAACTTAGCAATTTTTTGGATAAAAGCAGTTTACAag GACCTGTCGGAGTACGATCTG gttatgATATGTCACCATTTATTCGAcgttattcaaaatacttaaatgaaAAAGCTTTATCGTATCGTACAGTGGCATTTGATTTTTGTAAAGTTAAAAgaag TAAAGAAGATGGAGTATTACGCACTATGAATTCAGAAAAGTTGTTGAAGACATTACCAGTTTTACAGTCACAACTTGATGCATTACTTGAATTTGATTGTTCTGCTGCTGATCTCACTAATGGTGTTATTAATATGGCATTCATGTTGTTATTTCGTGATCTGATCCGACTGTTTGCTGGTTATAATGATAGTATCATTAAtcttttag aaaaatattttgatatgaacAAAAAACAATGCCGGGATGCtttagatttatataaaaagtttctTATTAGAATGGATCGAGTAGGAGAATTTCTCAAAGTTGCAGAAAATGTTGGAATTGACAAGGGTGAAATACCCGATCTCActaaa GCCCCGAGTAGCTTATTGGATGCATTAGAACAACATTTAGCTTCTATTGAAGGCAAAAAATCAGCAGCAAACACTCCCACACAAGCAACAAG CACTCATCGGACAGATGTAAAGACTGGTGTATCTGCCCTTTCTTCCACTAGCAGCTCTTTTGGAACAATTGCCCAGCAGGCGGATGGAGTTGAGGAGTCATTGAAGCAAGCAGTTTTGGCTGAAGAAGAAGctgttttaaatcaatataag GCCAAAGTCAACAGTCCTGTGAATGGTACCATCGCTTCAGTCAACAATCCATTTTTAGTTTCATCTGAGCCTATTGTAGACTTATTTTCATGTCCAGCTCCGGCTACACAG acGTCAACGAAAGCTTCAGATGATTTACTTCAATTAAGTAATCCATTTGCTGACATGTTTTCCACTCCAATGACAGGATCACAAACAAATGCTACGAATGATATATCTACTCCTCTTGCTAATAACTGGATGAGTAATGGATTTAATACAAATAGTAATGCATTTGTTGATGATAAATCATTTACATCTGTTTTTGGTCAACCTGAATCCAACCAATCATGTCCTGCTCCCACTGCTACAG CTGCGTGTTCTGGGACATCTTTTATCTCTTCAAATGTTTTTTctgattcaaatatttttgaatcaaGTCCTCCATCTGTTGAAAAATCACAATCCAGAAAATCTAGTGGGGCATCAATACCTCCACCAAGACCTCCTCCGCCTTCTACTACTCTTCCATCATCTGATCCTAATCCTGTTTCGGATTCGGCAGCGGATATTTTTCTTCCTCAAAGCGTCCCTCAACCTATAAATGGATCTCCTGGCAAAACCAATTTGGCCGCACTTACTtcag gtgCATCTGATTCAGGTAATAAAAAGGTATTAACTGGAGATTTAGATAGCAGTCTAGCATCATTAGCAGAAAATCTTACTATCAATAAAGTTACACAACCGCCAcc agttCAATGGAATTCTCCTAAAAATACTCCAAAACCTGGTAATGGTCAACCAGGGATGGGTTGGAGCCCTCAGCCTATGGCCGCTACAACTGGTGCAAATTATCGACCAATG GGTCAAGGAATGATGTCCAACCCTTCACCATTTGTATCAACATATGGTCCAATG gaaataAACTGGGACTGA